AAATTGAAGATGCTAACCCAAAGTTTGTCAACTGAATTGAGAATGTCAAAAACATTTTTGGCCATAAGCGAGTGCTGGGCTAAACGAAGATTCCGAATACCTAAACCCCCCTCAGATTTTTTAAGTGTAGTAACTGAGCATCCCACAGAGTGAAAGCCAGAATTAGTGCTGCTTCTACCCCAGAGAAAGCCTCTAGCCATCTTAGAAATGTTGTCCAGGATACTGAGAAGAAGGTTCATGACTGAGAGAGTATAATTAGGAATAGCGAAGATGGTACTGTTAAGAAGAATGGCTCGACCAGCAGTAGTAATAGAGGAATGGTTCCAACAAAGGATGGAATTCCTAACCTTATTGGGAATGTGCTGGAGATGGTTGAGCTGGAGTTTCTTAGGGGAAATAGGAACACCTAAATAGGTGAAGGGAAAAGTCCCCAGAGAAATGCCAAGAATGTTAGAAATGGCTTTGGCAAGCCGCTTGCAGTGTGCTTATTATCTTTTCCGTGTTCTGTGAAACCAGAGATGGATCTCAATGTTGTCTTGTTGGTAATATGGTGATTCATATAAGATTTCCATTTCCGTCAGCTGGGAACGACCGCAAATCTGCGGACGTTCCTCTGACGTCATTAGACCATCTAACGGCCTTCGTTCTCTCTTTAAACTCAATCCTCCTGTTCTTTTTCTCTTGCTATTTTCTTGCTTTATTCTCTATGCGGATGTTTACGTCTGCAGATGACATTATctattcatataaatatttgtaaagatGTTGGCTTTTGTGAGTTTCTGCTAAACTTGTATGGTGTGCGGTGGTGTCATGTGCTatcatcattgttattattagttatttttataaatgtgaatAAAATACAACACTCAAATATTGTTGTGAGGGGCTCGTCATTTGCAAGGGTAACAAGTCATCATCTACCTATTGTGAACATGGTCTCTTATCATAATTTGAATATGTAGTtgtaataaatttgtaaaaaaaaataaaagctaacTGGTTTGCATTATTTATAAAGAAGTCTTGAATCTGgtttttgatgtattttaaaataaaaaaaaaatgagatacgCTCTTtaggaaattattattattattattattattattattattattatttagcaGTTAGTGTTTAAACACAgttcataaaaatttttcatttttattgaaaagaattTTTGGGCATGGTTAACAGGTGTGTCCAGTGATATACAATCCAAATATGGCATGGGCGAGAGGCTTATTAAGCTGGATCCGGAACCAAATCCAAGCAAGCTCCAGCAAGGCTCCGCATTAGAGTGGGATGTAATGACTCGGTCATCCTTGATTATTGGAGGTGCATGATTCCCTTCCATTTGTTCCATCCTCTAACCATGTCCTCCATTGACCTCCTCATTCTCTCATTCCATCATGCTCATCTCTTCATGAtaaccattaccattaccattagcTCCGGGTAGACGAGGAAGAAGGTAGGCCAAGGACAGAGATGCTGCAGCGTGCTGCTAGCAATGCCTACTCATGGTGGTGGGCCAGCCACATCAGGACCTCCCAATCCAAATGGCTTGACAACAACCTCCAAGGCTAGCCTCCTCCTCTTCTCTTATGCTATACAATCTTATTGTTTTGGAATTATCATgccatttgttttatttatttattcatctgTTTTATGAGAATATGAGAATATTCATCTCTTATTTACTATTTAATATTAAGGTGCCATTCACTGATTCATCATAAGACTATATTGATCCTTACACATTGAATGCCCCTGAAGCTTGAAAGGCATCAATGTAgtgaatattttttcttttctcaagaGTATTATTTGTACGTggattgaattttctttttctactaCTTATAGAGATGGAGGAAAAGATGAAATCAATGCTGAAAATTATTGATGAGGATGCTGACTCTTTTGCAAAGCGGGCAGAGATGTACTACAAGAAGAGGCCAGAGCTGATGAACTATGTGGAAGAGACATACAAGGCATACAAAGCATTGGCTGAGAGGTATGATCGCATTTCCGGAGAACTGCACAAGGCCAATCACACCATAGCCACTGCATTTCCTGACCAAGTCCAGTTTGCAATCCAAGATGAAGACGATGATGGTTTGCCGAAAGCAATCACTTCCATTGATTCCAGTAAGATTCACAAAGCACCTGCAGAAATCCCTCAAATCAGCTCAAGAAACAAAACCAGGCAGGAGGACCAGCAGACAGATATTAAGAAGCTCAAGCACAGGAGAGTGACTTCTCAGATTAGCAAAGAGAAGGCACAGGAAGAGATTGACAGGCTTCAAAAAGCAATCTTGGTCCTTCAAACTCAGAAAGAGTTTATCAAAAGCTCTTATGAGAGTGGATTCACAAAGTACTTGGACATAGAGAGGGAGATTTCAGAGATGCAAGAAGAGGTCTGTTTCTTGCAAGATCATTTCAGTACTAGCTCAGTCATTGATGATAATGAAGCAAGGGCCTTGATGGCTGCAGCAGCACTCAAGTCGTGTGAGGATACCTTAGTTAACTTGCAGGAACAACAAAACAGAACGGCACAAGAGGCATGGGTAGAGTCTGAGAGAATTAAGAAAGCCGAGCTGAGGTTAAAAGCTCTCAGTGGGCAACCTAGCAGTCAGCCTTCTCAGATGGAGAATAGAAAAGATTTCTCTGAGAAGCATGAGCATGTATGCGTTCTGAAACCAGAGCGGCTTGAGTTACAGTCGTTTTGTGATAAAGTTAAGCAACATTTTGAGATGAATTCAGAAGCATCAGTTGTGGATCTTGCAGAGAAGATTGATGAGCTGGTGGAGAAAGTCATCAGTTTGGAACTCACTATTTCATCACAGAATGTGGAGATAAGGAAGTTGAGATCAGAAACTGATGAGCTTCATAAGCACCTGCAGGGTTTGGAAGATGAGAAAGCAGCCCCAACCAATGATGCAAACATTCTCAGTGCAAGGTTGAAACAAGCAGAAGAGAAGCTACAAATGATTCAACATCTTGAGAAATGTGTCAAGGATGAAAAGAACATCCTCACTACTCACTTCACTGAAGCTTGCCACAGCCTTAATCATCTATCCGAGAAATTGCTGTCTCCCAATTGTCAACAAGATCAAGTTAAAAATGAGGTAGCTATAATTCCAAATCACAAAGGCAAGGAGGCTAATGTAGATGTAGAAAGCTGCACTCACTCTAAGTTTGAATCCCAGCCTGAAAATACTTCAGAAAAAGAAGTTCCCTGCATTCAGGACATAcaggagaaggagaagatagGTTCTAAAGTTCTCGGAGATTCAAGTGGCTTAAAGGTTCTCAAAGAGAAATCTTTATCTGAAGCAGATGATAATGTTAGCCTAAGTGATGAACCAGATGATCAAGAGTTGCAGCAATTACTGTTGAATGGAGTGGAGGGCAGAGAAAAAATTTTCGCTCAGTACACATCAATCCTTCGGAACTACaaggaaatgaagaagaagctcTCAGAAGTTGAGAAGAAAAACCAGGACTCTCTTGCAGAAATCATTGCACAACTGAGGGAATTGAAGAGTTCCAATgcaatgaaagatgaagaaattcGATTGTTGAGAGAAAATTCTCATGAAAACAATGACCCCTCTCTGATGAAAACCGGAAACCCATTCCTTAACAAGCTTGAGAGTTTTTCTCGGTTCTCTAAATTAACTGCTCTAAGTTCCAAGCGAAGAAACATTGAGACACCAGAAGATCAAAATGCAGAGTCGAAAGCTGATGTTGCAGATGCTGCAACCCCTCCTTGTGAAGAAATCAGTGTACATTGTGCTGAAGAACCACACCTTCCTTCgccaattgaagaaaaattcagaaaagaCATTGATGCCGTGCTTGAGGAGAACCTCGAGTTCTGGTTGAGATTCAGTGCAACATACCACACTGTGCAGAAACTCCAGACTACATTTGAAGAACTACAGACTGAGGTTGAGAAGCTCAAGGATAGCAAGACACCAGAGAGCACCACAGCTTcaggatcttcttcttctccattagATAAACGGCTAAGAGAATTGAAGACTGAGCTCCAGGTATGGTTAGAACAAAATGCAATGCTCAGAGGTGAACTGAAGCAGAGATTCTCATCCCTCTGCGAAATACAAGACGACATTGCCGGAGTTCTTAAGGAGAGTACAGAAGGCGGAGAAGTTCAACTCACTTCTTATCAAGCTGCAAAGTTCCAAGGTGAGGTCCTGAACATGCAGCAGGAGAACAATAAAGTCTCAAATGAACTACAGGCAGGATTAGAtcatgtgagaggtctccaagTTGAAGTGGAGAAGGCATTATCAAAACTGCAAGAGAGCTTTGAAATCTCTGGTCCAAGAAGCAGCCATGGCAATCACCACCAGTTCCCTCCCATGAGGAACTTTTCCAGCAAGACAAAGATACCTCTGAGATCCTTCCTTTATGGTGTCAAGCCTAAAAGGCCATCAATATTTTCATGCATGAGCCCTGCATTGCAAAAGCAATACAGTCACATGCGAGCTGGCTTTCCAACATGAATTCACTTccattttataaaacttttttgaCTCAAACTTGTGGTTTGATTCACACACTGATGAGTCATTGCTTGTAATTCTGATTTTTAATGTGTTTGTGTGTGATGCATACATAGCTTCAGTGCTTCAAGTTGTgctaaaaaaatagcagaaacTTCGTCTGTAAACTATTAAAGGCATATCATTCTACGGTGGTGATTcagcaattttttatttttttttaaattattcacaTCACTTCCTCTCTCCATTCGAGTTACAGTTTGTAAATAACACTAAAAGAAATTCAGAGTTACAACTGTTTACTCAGTATCTAAATTTCATTGTCCAGTCTTAACGCATCTGCAACGCCGAACGCTCATTTCATTGTGTATTTATTCTTGAAGGGACACGCGTCAATATCAGCAGTCCTTGTTTAACCCGCAACTGTCCACGTGGCACGCGTTCTATTCTAAATGCTACGCGTTGCTCACGCGGTTAAGTCAatggacaaatatatatatatatatatatatatattctgatgCCCTTCTTCTTTCTCGGAGGCCTTCGACCTGTTCCTTGATTTCTTTGAGGATTTCGGTGCGTGTTTCTTTACTCTCGTTTCAATTTATGATATTGTATAGATCTTTTTGTCTTTTAAGAATTATTTGAGTTTGTGATCTgtgttttaagggtttttttagagaaaattgGGATATATATGATTGTTGGATTGGATTTAGTTTTTGCTATTTTATCGTTTTGATCGAAATTAGCTGTTTTAAATATTGGTGAGCATcgttttttcttcatttttaatgGAAATTTTGGTGTGTGTGTGATCAGATCGTTGTTATGGGAAAAAAATGATGTGATTGTTGTATTGGATTTCGGTTTGCGATCAGATCATTTTGATCTAATGtttttgataaagtggataaaccacaatttattaaaatcaaaagagaAGTACAGAACTGGaaaaatctaatgttttttGCTTTGGATGTTTGTGATTAACatgtttttccatttttaatgaaaaagatGTTCTTGCTTGTGATCTGTTCTAGGTttttcaagagaaaaagaaaacacaagatatAATTGGTAAAGTGGATTTAGATCcaattcttttttatcttcCGATTGTTTTGATGTAACTTGGTTGTTTTAGATAATATTCTTGAGAGATGATCAGTAAAAAAGTGAATTTGAGGCGGTGTTGTTGGATTCTTCTCATTGTAGATAGATCTTTTTGCATGAATTTTCGTGTTTCAAGGGCGATTTGAAAGTGCTCATActaatttcccttttttttaagttattgaACCAGGGAAAGTTTAGTTTGTGGACAAAAATGGATACTGTGGGTGCTGGATTTgcaaatttcattgttttactGTGTTCATGGTGTATGTGTAAAGAGATGATgccattttatatttttcttgacaAAAGGCTAACTGTTAGAATGCATGTCTAGGCTTTATCTCTGAAGTTTTGatgatcatttatttaaaatcattGAAATCTCTGAATGAGGAAGTGAAGAATTTTAGTTGGTGTATGGCATATGCCATTGGATGTTATTGGGCAGAAATCAGTCAAAAAAAGCCTGAGAGTTAGAATGCAagtctagtttttatttttgaagtttcGACCATCTTTTATATCATAGAACTTAAGTAAGACaagtgattttcttttttaattaccaTTTAATATTATAGAACTTGAGTAAGAGAGGTAAAGATTTTTTATTGGTATATAGCATGTCATTGGATgtcaatgataaaaaaaaaaaaatacaattgagACTTCTTTATCTATCATTCCTGCATTTTGGTTGAATTTTATTGGTGGTAAGAATTAGCACTGGCAAATAAAGTACTGGATAATATGCGGGCATTCTTATACTTCTATTGATACTCTCTTTTTACAGTTTCTGGTTTGGTAAAGAAAGATGGGAGGTGGCAAAGACAAGCATAAGGAGGGGGAAAGTGACAAGGGCCTGTTTTCACATGGTCACTCTGGATATCCGCCTGCAGGTTACCCTCCACAAGGTTACCCACCACAACAAGGATACCCGCCACAACAAGGATACCCGCCACAAGGGTACCCACCTGCACCCGGAGGTTACCCTCCTCAAGGATATCCCCCCCAGGGCTATGGGGGTTATCCACCTCAATCAGGATACCCACCTGCTGGTTATGCACCTTATCCGGGTGGATCTTCTCATGGTAAGCCATAGTACTACATTTCAGATATTACAAACATCATTGCTAGTCGGCAAAACTAATGCACCAATTCATTTACTTGATTACATTTGTTAGGATCGCTTATGATTGCAAAACTTTCATGTTAATATGCTATTGTCATTTTAGTACTCTTTGAGCAAGGTCAAGCAATAGATGTGATTGGAATGTTTATCTTTGTAATTGAGAAAATGAACTTTAATTTACAGGACAAGGACATGGGCATGGAGCCATGGGCGCGGTGCTAGCTGGGGGAGCAGCCGCAGCGGCAGCTGCTATGGGGGCACATCACTTATCCCATAGCGGCCACGGTGCTCACAATCTTGGCCATGGTGGATACGCTGGCTATGGTGCTCCTCACTTTGGTGGCCATGGGGGCAAGTTCAAGCATGGAAAGCATGGAAAGCACCATGGGGGCAAGTTCAAGCATGGTAAACATGGAAAGCATGGCATGTTTGGTGGTGGCAAGTTCAAGAAGTGGAAGTAACTTTGATTGTTTTCAATGGTCTTGAATCTTACTAGTATTATCCTATTGACTGAATGTTTGTGGTCTTATTGCTCTGAAAGAGGTGGATATGAACTCTTTACTGTTTTAgttgtttgttatatttatataggcAAATAAACCATCTTTGGATGCTAGTAAggtattttcaacattttcatttatgtgtttggtttgtCTTGACGTATGATGACAAAATTTGTTGATTGGTTTGTAAAGTACCagtttggatgtctcttggttgACTTGAGCTGAGATtatgtgtttggtttgcatttTGTTTGCAACATTGCTAGATATAAAGCAGCTAAAATTTTACATTTGTTTTGCATTGCAAACATTAACTTATCCTGCATATCACCTCCACACTGATGGCAACATTACATTAAGCAAACTGATACTGCATTTTAACACTGACAACATTACATTAAGCAAACTGATCCTGCATCATAACACTGGCAACATTACATTGAGCAAACTGAACCTGAATACTGATACATTACACAACTCTCGGAAGCCATAACTTGTGCTACTCTGCAGTAAAGACTTTAGTTTCCAACTGGTAAGCTTTGGTAAAGAACGATGGCCAGCAGAGATAAGTCGACAAGATGCTGCTAACTGTTGACGCACCGATGAGCATGTTCATGACTACTATCTGCAACTGAATCGCTTCCAATGGCGATGCCCCGCCCATTATCATCCCCGTCATTGCTCCCGGAAGAGAGATCAGCCCTACTGTCTTTGCATTGTCCAGAACTGGAGACAATGCAATCACCAGAGACCTCTTCACCTGCTGTAGTGTTGCTTGCCTTGGTGTTGCCCCTAGTGCCAATGCAGTCTCAACCTGAAAACAAACAACTCTCTTATTAAGACTTTATAACATTAAGAATTACCAATGAGCAGTAGAAGAAGAGTTTAGAGGATTGGATAAAAACCAGGTTCATTTGGATCTTGAG
The DNA window shown above is from Dioscorea cayenensis subsp. rotundata cultivar TDr96_F1 chromosome 12, TDr96_F1_v2_PseudoChromosome.rev07_lg8_w22 25.fasta, whole genome shotgun sequence and carries:
- the LOC120273712 gene encoding protein NETWORKED 2A-like gives rise to the protein MLQRAASNAYSWWWASHIRTSQSKWLDNNLQEMEEKMKSMLKIIDEDADSFAKRAEMYYKKRPELMNYVEETYKAYKALAERYDRISGELHKANHTIATAFPDQVQFAIQDEDDDGLPKAITSIDSSKIHKAPAEIPQISSRNKTRQEDQQTDIKKLKHRRVTSQISKEKAQEEIDRLQKAILVLQTQKEFIKSSYESGFTKYLDIEREISEMQEEVCFLQDHFSTSSVIDDNEARALMAAAALKSCEDTLVNLQEQQNRTAQEAWVESERIKKAELRLKALSGQPSSQPSQMENRKDFSEKHEHVCVLKPERLELQSFCDKVKQHFEMNSEASVVDLAEKIDELVEKVISLELTISSQNVEIRKLRSETDELHKHLQGLEDEKAAPTNDANILSARLKQAEEKLQMIQHLEKCVKDEKNILTTHFTEACHSLNHLSEKLLSPNCQQDQVKNEVAIIPNHKGKEANVDVESCTHSKFESQPENTSEKEVPCIQDIQEKEKIGSKVLGDSSGLKVLKEKSLSEADDNVSLSDEPDDQELQQLLLNGVEGREKIFAQYTSILRNYKEMKKKLSEVEKKNQDSLAEIIAQLRELKSSNAMKDEEIRLLRENSHENNDPSLMKTGNPFLNKLESFSRFSKLTALSSKRRNIETPEDQNAESKADVADAATPPCEEISVHCAEEPHLPSPIEEKFRKDIDAVLEENLEFWLRFSATYHTVQKLQTTFEELQTEVEKLKDSKTPESTTASGSSSSPLDKRLRELKTELQVWLEQNAMLRGELKQRFSSLCEIQDDIAGVLKESTEGGEVQLTSYQAAKFQGEVLNMQQENNKVSNELQAGLDHVRGLQVEVEKALSKLQESFEISGPRSSHGNHHQFPPMRNFSSKTKIPLRSFLYGVKPKRPSIFSCMSPALQKQYSHMRAGFPT
- the LOC120273602 gene encoding glycine-rich protein A3; translated protein: MGGGKDKHKEGESDKGLFSHGHSGYPPAGYPPQGYPPQQGYPPQQGYPPQGYPPAPGGYPPQGYPPQGYGGYPPQSGYPPAGYAPYPGGSSHGQGHGHGAMGAVLAGGAAAAAAAMGAHHLSHSGHGAHNLGHGGYAGYGAPHFGGHGGKFKHGKHGKHHGGKFKHGKHGKHGMFGGGKFKKWK